One window of Halonatronomonas betaini genomic DNA carries:
- a CDS encoding metal-dependent hydrolase, whose product MATKVRWLGHAFFEITTQHDKTILIDPYIEENPATPEGVIPDEADMILITHDHFDHLESVASLLGPEGIIFAQPEIITKIQNENPELEDSNFVNEGIGMNIGGTVEHEGIKITMVQAFHSSGEGSPAGFVIRLTDGKTIYYAGDTGVFSSMELFNELYDINLALLPIGSVFTMDPAQAAVATRLLQADVVIPMHYGTFPILVESADSFIEMVKREAPETVVEPINPGESYLLK is encoded by the coding sequence ATGGCAACTAAAGTAAGATGGTTAGGACATGCTTTTTTTGAAATAACGACTCAACATGATAAGACAATATTGATTGATCCTTACATTGAAGAGAATCCTGCAACTCCAGAAGGTGTTATACCAGATGAAGCTGACATGATTCTAATTACTCATGACCATTTTGATCATCTTGAATCTGTAGCATCTTTATTAGGTCCTGAAGGTATAATCTTTGCTCAACCTGAAATTATAACTAAAATTCAAAATGAAAACCCGGAATTAGAAGATAGTAATTTTGTTAATGAAGGTATTGGTATGAATATTGGTGGCACTGTTGAGCATGAAGGAATAAAAATAACTATGGTACAGGCCTTCCATTCATCAGGTGAAGGAAGTCCGGCTGGTTTTGTAATTAGATTGACCGATGGAAAGACAATTTATTATGCAGGAGATACTGGCGTATTCTCAAGTATGGAACTGTTTAACGAACTTTATGATATCAACCTTGCTTTATTGCCAATAGGATCTGTTTTTACAATGGATCCTGCTCAAGCAGCTGTTGCTACTCGCTTGTTGCAAGCTGATGTTGTAATACCCATGCATTATGGCACTTTCCCAATTCTTGTTGAGAGTGCAGATAGTTTTATTGAGATGGTTAAGAGAGAAGCCCCGGAAACAGTAGTAGAACCGATTAATCCTGGAGAGAGCTATTTATTAAAATAA
- a CDS encoding nitroreductase family protein, giving the protein MSQSKLPQIDYFDVLNNRRSVFSFDPDKDLEDDLLRKIINKATLAPSSYNLQPWRVLAVKSQRMREKVYEKACSQQKVLDAPVLLVVLGDKDGYFRENPAWEVKKELGKVDEDKIEKIIKHNDNVTYNTPEKKLAFAIRNSSLLAMSIMLTAKAFGVDTHPMIGFKPDKIREIFEIEDKIEINMLISVGYHDSTHQLKPREERLSYEQIVTEY; this is encoded by the coding sequence ATGAGTCAGTCAAAATTACCTCAAATAGATTACTTTGATGTATTAAATAATAGGCGTTCAGTCTTTTCTTTTGATCCTGATAAAGACTTAGAGGATGATTTACTCCGGAAAATAATTAATAAAGCAACATTAGCACCTTCCAGTTATAATCTTCAGCCCTGGAGAGTTTTAGCTGTAAAGAGCCAGAGGATGAGAGAGAAAGTTTATGAAAAAGCCTGTTCTCAGCAAAAAGTCTTAGATGCACCGGTTTTATTAGTTGTTTTAGGAGATAAAGATGGTTATTTCAGGGAAAATCCTGCCTGGGAAGTGAAAAAAGAGTTAGGAAAAGTGGATGAGGATAAGATAGAAAAGATCATAAAGCATAATGATAATGTAACCTATAACACTCCAGAAAAAAAACTAGCATTTGCTATTAGAAATAGTTCTTTATTAGCAATGTCAATAATGCTTACAGCTAAAGCATTTGGAGTTGATACTCATCCAATGATTGGTTTTAAGCCAGATAAAATTAGGGAGATATTTGAGATTGAAGATAAAATAGAAATCAATATGTTGATTTCAGTTGGCTATCATGACTCTACACACCAATTAAAGCCCAGGGAAGAAAGGCTTAGTTATGAACAGATAGTTACTGAATATTAA
- a CDS encoding polysaccharide deacetylase family protein: MNKNKIILVFIIFTITIFIAATTTYFIQAYRFQRFQEAEKNVYNSSLSNEAVDSSNDTAIEKEDNKETETIEKEMSDNNKSNGSADEVMTSSDEDEILEEAIMPEDRENEFVDRVRRQAEEFPDIFYLQGGFKPKVAISFDDGPNPHHTPGILEVLNHYNVPATFFVLGSQVEYHPEILRDIHHNGHEVANHSYTHANFASITIEQVTQEIERTNDIIERQIGYRPEIIRPPYGSINDSQLDYFSDKNYKFVNWSLDTMDWNEDVNDPEIMASRVKRLLHPGAIILLHDGGGDRTNTVKVLPDLIEYIEEFGYELVTVSELLQDD, from the coding sequence ATGAATAAAAATAAAATTATATTAGTTTTCATTATATTTACTATCACAATATTTATTGCTGCAACTACAACCTATTTTATTCAGGCTTATAGGTTTCAGCGTTTTCAAGAGGCTGAGAAAAATGTTTATAACTCCAGCCTTTCTAATGAGGCTGTTGATAGTAGTAATGATACAGCTATTGAAAAAGAGGATAATAAGGAAACAGAAACTATAGAAAAAGAGATGTCTGATAATAATAAGAGTAATGGTTCCGCTGATGAGGTTATGACTAGTTCAGATGAAGATGAGATATTGGAAGAAGCTATTATGCCTGAAGATAGAGAAAATGAATTTGTTGATAGAGTAAGAAGACAGGCTGAAGAATTTCCTGATATATTTTATCTTCAGGGAGGCTTTAAACCAAAAGTCGCAATTAGTTTTGATGATGGTCCTAATCCTCATCATACTCCTGGTATTTTAGAAGTTTTAAATCATTATAATGTCCCTGCAACTTTTTTTGTCTTAGGTTCTCAGGTTGAATATCATCCAGAAATCTTAAGAGATATTCACCATAATGGTCATGAGGTTGCCAACCATTCATATACACATGCTAATTTTGCCAGTATTACAATTGAGCAGGTAACTCAAGAAATAGAGAGAACTAATGATATAATTGAAAGGCAAATAGGTTATAGGCCTGAAATTATTAGGCCTCCCTATGGATCTATAAATGATTCTCAGTTGGATTATTTTAGTGATAAAAATTATAAGTTTGTTAATTGGTCTCTTGATACTATGGATTGGAACGAAGATGTTAATGATCCTGAAATAATGGCATCAAGGGTTAAAAGATTATTACATCCTGGAGCAATTATACTTTTACATGATGGCGGTGGAGATAGGACAAATACAGTTAAAGTATTACCTGATTTAATTGAATATATTGAAGAATTTGGTTATGAATTGGTTACTGTATCTGAATTATTACAGGATGATTAA
- a CDS encoding TetR/AcrR family transcriptional regulator → MAQRTDMDKKILKTSLHAFAAKGYDGTSMRDIASSVGIQQSSIYNHFKNKEDILLKLFKKYGPVTIATRLRQEKLIRDMKDGRDFLEKVIEEYYRLSLDKDERDFFRILIREHTREPVRSILRRRFLKDLRYFFNRAFNKMKDFGDIKDIETEILTEEFLGYLIFNEFEHILRNYSLEESEKLKRKTEQHLDFFWNAIKKTGN, encoded by the coding sequence ATGGCACAAAGAACTGATATGGATAAAAAAATATTAAAAACATCATTGCATGCTTTTGCTGCTAAAGGATATGATGGAACTTCTATGAGGGATATAGCCTCATCTGTCGGGATTCAACAGAGTTCGATTTATAATCATTTTAAAAATAAAGAAGATATATTATTAAAACTATTTAAAAAATATGGTCCTGTAACTATCGCCACCAGACTCAGACAAGAAAAACTAATCAGAGATATGAAAGATGGTCGCGATTTTCTTGAAAAAGTTATAGAAGAATATTACAGGTTAAGCCTTGATAAAGACGAACGAGATTTCTTTAGAATTTTAATAAGAGAACATACTAGAGAACCTGTTCGTTCTATCTTGAGAAGGCGATTTTTAAAAGATCTGCGTTACTTTTTTAACAGAGCATTCAATAAAATGAAAGATTTTGGAGATATTAAAGATATTGAAACTGAAATCTTAACTGAAGAGTTTTTAGGCTATTTAATCTTTAATGAATTCGAACATATTCTTAGAAATTATTCTTTAGAAGAAAGCGAAAAATTAAAAAGAAAAACAGAGCAACATTTAGATTTTTTCTGGAATGCAATCAAGAAAACCGGGAATTAA
- the fdhF gene encoding formate dehydrogenase subunit alpha: MKEPTGVTPSVKRKPDPLSYSELTEDQVMLRTFIAMCIPAILAVFAMGTMALFNILAAVITAVVCHYIIKKLELQDNTKLDESTYQSPYSALVAGMIVGLCMGEFSPYWITAIVSAVTMVGFKWGQEKYFGRKIINPAAGAKMLVLLLITFMWFLPDNLSAGMLFYPEHLDYNLLTKEGFEGALALTEAMGLYGTANLSVPESLLLFKSHGWIGGASSVAVIASGVLLAYWIKLKWRITVSFLGGMAVLATAIALINGGSVVDRVAFHVFAGSVIFLAFYMATEPQTTPSTFKGQYIFGGILAILTMGLTLVGLYGASFVALVILNPYAPYIDRIGLKDPFPKGKNVFSPGKNLPREKDETSPVMTYDESKCIMCQRCVKACDEIHEKGILGLADRGSNIFTTAGLGERGFSECDGDGQCFELCPTGALAQKHTDNLARKWEAENVVNTICSNCGTGCNIRAYVQNNRLTRVESVVTDPNNGSLCIKGRFGNTYVDSTDRLLYPMMKRGDEFVPVTWDKALDIISSKLSSIKEEFGPDAIAGVASAKSTNEESYLFQKFMRTAIGTNNIDSSTRLCDIPSAKALEEAFGCGAMTNSITELEYADCILVIGSNTTASHPVVAQYIKKAVRQHGADLIVIDPKEIELTKWATKWIRPKNGSDLAVINGMMNVIKESGLEDQEFIDSKTEGYADFIDSLSEYTPEKVSEMSEVPVEELEETAKLFAGAEKSSIVFATGMTQQENGTDNVRALANLSLMTGNIGKESTGLNQLQGQNNIQGINDMGALPDHLPGYINISKQEVLSTFSNKWDIKLPEEPGLTLIDMMDEAAAGNLKSMIVMGSNLLLSEPNRVKTEMALDNLDFLVVVDPFMTETAEKADLILPAAISLEKEGTFTNTERRIQKLSQAMNKPGKVKADWEIIAAMSKALGYPLNYNAPENIMDEIASVTPLYRGVSYRKLGLEGIQWPIKDGFEGTPYLYKDRFLTENGKAKFKTVNYKEPEVQPTKDFPYLLLTGRSLFHVRTGSMTRKSEVLKAQVNTAYLEINPEDAERLDISDNEDIKVSSKIGEIVVKAKLSHKVKPGSVFLPIHFSESAANKLTDVKFDKKSGTPALKRAICQVEKISEEEKSLMYS, from the coding sequence ATGAAAGAACCAACTGGAGTAACACCTTCTGTTAAGAGAAAACCAGATCCATTGAGTTATTCAGAATTAACAGAAGACCAGGTTATGCTGCGCACATTTATTGCTATGTGTATCCCGGCAATACTTGCAGTATTTGCTATGGGTACAATGGCATTATTTAATATTTTAGCAGCAGTTATAACCGCAGTAGTTTGTCATTATATTATTAAGAAGTTAGAGTTACAGGATAACACAAAACTAGATGAGAGTACTTATCAATCGCCATATTCTGCACTAGTGGCGGGTATGATAGTAGGTCTCTGTATGGGGGAGTTTTCACCATACTGGATAACAGCTATCGTTTCTGCTGTAACCATGGTTGGATTTAAATGGGGGCAGGAGAAATATTTTGGTCGGAAGATTATTAATCCGGCTGCTGGAGCCAAAATGCTTGTCTTATTACTTATTACATTTATGTGGTTTTTGCCAGACAATTTGTCTGCAGGAATGCTTTTTTATCCAGAACATTTAGATTATAATCTTCTAACAAAAGAAGGCTTTGAAGGAGCTCTAGCATTAACTGAAGCAATGGGCTTATATGGTACAGCTAATCTAAGTGTTCCAGAGAGTTTATTGTTATTCAAAAGCCATGGTTGGATTGGTGGAGCATCCAGTGTAGCAGTAATAGCTTCTGGTGTTTTACTTGCCTACTGGATAAAATTAAAATGGCGTATAACTGTTAGTTTTCTTGGCGGTATGGCAGTTCTGGCCACAGCTATTGCATTAATTAATGGAGGTTCTGTTGTTGACAGAGTAGCTTTCCATGTTTTTGCAGGTAGTGTTATCTTCCTTGCCTTTTATATGGCTACTGAACCTCAGACGACACCATCTACTTTTAAAGGCCAGTATATATTTGGTGGTATCTTAGCAATATTAACAATGGGTTTAACTCTGGTAGGTTTATATGGGGCATCTTTTGTTGCTCTTGTAATCTTAAATCCATATGCACCTTATATAGATAGAATAGGATTGAAAGATCCATTTCCTAAAGGCAAAAATGTATTTAGTCCTGGCAAGAATTTGCCAAGGGAGAAAGATGAGACCTCTCCAGTTATGACCTATGATGAGTCTAAATGTATTATGTGTCAGCGTTGTGTTAAAGCATGTGATGAGATCCATGAAAAGGGTATATTAGGCCTGGCTGATAGAGGCTCTAATATTTTTACAACTGCTGGCTTAGGTGAACGTGGTTTTTCTGAATGTGATGGAGACGGTCAGTGCTTTGAATTATGCCCAACTGGAGCTCTTGCTCAAAAACATACAGATAATTTAGCAAGAAAATGGGAGGCAGAAAATGTAGTTAATACAATCTGTAGTAATTGTGGAACAGGTTGTAATATTAGAGCTTACGTACAGAATAATCGCTTAACAAGGGTAGAATCAGTTGTTACTGATCCTAATAATGGATCTTTATGCATAAAAGGTAGGTTTGGAAATACCTATGTTGATTCAACTGACAGATTATTGTATCCAATGATGAAAAGAGGAGATGAATTTGTTCCAGTAACCTGGGATAAAGCTTTAGATATTATCTCTTCAAAATTAAGTTCAATTAAAGAAGAATTTGGACCAGATGCTATAGCAGGTGTTGCTTCTGCTAAAAGTACTAATGAAGAAAGTTATTTATTCCAGAAGTTTATGAGAACTGCTATTGGAACAAATAATATAGATTCATCTACCAGATTATGTGATATTCCGTCAGCTAAAGCGTTAGAAGAAGCTTTTGGTTGTGGTGCTATGACTAATTCGATTACAGAGTTAGAATATGCTGACTGTATATTAGTAATTGGTTCTAATACAACAGCTTCTCATCCTGTAGTTGCTCAGTATATTAAAAAAGCTGTTCGCCAGCATGGGGCAGACTTAATAGTTATTGATCCAAAAGAAATTGAGTTGACTAAGTGGGCAACTAAATGGATAAGGCCAAAAAATGGTTCTGATCTTGCTGTTATTAATGGTATGATGAATGTTATTAAGGAATCTGGTTTAGAAGATCAAGAGTTTATAGACTCAAAAACTGAAGGTTATGCAGACTTTATTGATAGTCTGAGCGAATATACACCTGAAAAAGTTTCGGAAATGTCAGAAGTACCAGTTGAAGAGCTTGAAGAAACTGCTAAATTATTTGCTGGAGCTGAAAAGAGTTCAATAGTTTTTGCAACTGGTATGACTCAGCAGGAGAACGGTACAGATAATGTTAGAGCTTTAGCAAACCTATCACTAATGACTGGGAATATTGGTAAAGAATCAACTGGTTTAAATCAGTTACAGGGTCAGAATAATATTCAGGGTATAAATGATATGGGGGCCCTTCCTGATCATTTACCAGGTTATATCAATATCTCTAAACAAGAGGTTCTTTCTACCTTCAGTAATAAATGGGATATAAAACTTCCAGAAGAGCCAGGCTTAACTCTCATTGATATGATGGATGAAGCTGCAGCTGGAAATCTAAAATCAATGATTGTTATGGGAAGTAACCTGCTCTTATCAGAGCCTAATAGAGTTAAAACAGAAATGGCCCTTGATAATCTGGATTTCTTAGTAGTAGTTGATCCATTTATGACAGAAACTGCAGAAAAAGCAGATCTAATATTGCCTGCAGCAATTTCACTGGAGAAGGAAGGTACTTTTACAAATACTGAGAGAAGAATTCAAAAATTATCACAGGCAATGAATAAGCCAGGAAAAGTTAAAGCTGACTGGGAAATTATTGCTGCAATGAGCAAGGCTTTAGGTTATCCATTAAACTATAATGCACCAGAAAATATAATGGATGAAATAGCCAGTGTCACACCATTGTATAGAGGTGTTAGTTATAGAAAGTTAGGGCTTGAAGGTATCCAATGGCCAATTAAAGATGGCTTTGAAGGAACCCCTTATCTCTACAAAGATCGTTTCTTAACAGAAAATGGAAAGGCTAAATTCAAAACTGTGAATTATAAAGAGCCTGAAGTACAGCCTACAAAAGATTTCCCATATCTATTACTAACTGGTCGTAGTTTATTCCATGTTAGAACTGGGTCAATGACAAGGAAATCAGAAGTTTTAAAGGCTCAGGTCAATACAGCATATCTTGAGATAAATCCAGAAGATGCTGAAAGACTTGATATATCAGATAATGAAGATATTAAAGTGAGTTCAAAAATTGGCGAAATTGTTGTTAAAGCAAAATTATCTCATAAAGTTAAACCAGGTAGCGTTTTCTTGCCGATTCACTTTTCTGAATCAGCTGCAAATAAGTTGACAGATGTTAAGTTTGATAAAAAATCTGGAACACCTGCATTAAAACGTGCTATCTGTCAGGTTGAGAAAATTTCAGAAGAAGAAAAATCCTTGATGTATTCATAA
- a CDS encoding complex I 24 kDa subunit family protein, protein MKKEEAKSIDNIIKKNKEIAKKQNRSPLLPVLQDIQKFYGWLPEKALIRASQELSVPLVSLYGVASFYNEFRLKPLGKYHFVVCTGTACHVRGAPLLISELERMLGINTGEVTPDEMFSLEDARCVGTCAVAPVIIVDGEYHGKATKKEIQSLVKELREEGENEEN, encoded by the coding sequence TTGAAAAAAGAAGAAGCAAAAAGTATAGATAATATAATTAAGAAAAACAAAGAAATTGCAAAAAAGCAGAATAGATCTCCGTTGTTACCTGTTCTACAGGATATTCAAAAATTCTATGGATGGTTACCTGAGAAAGCTCTTATTAGAGCTTCTCAGGAACTATCAGTTCCACTTGTATCTTTATACGGTGTAGCTTCATTTTATAATGAATTTAGATTAAAACCACTCGGTAAATATCATTTTGTTGTCTGTACAGGAACAGCCTGCCATGTAAGGGGAGCTCCTTTATTAATATCTGAATTAGAAAGAATGCTAGGTATTAATACTGGTGAAGTAACTCCAGATGAAATGTTTTCACTTGAAGATGCAAGGTGTGTAGGTACCTGTGCAGTTGCACCAGTCATAATAGTTGATGGAGAGTATCATGGAAAAGCAACTAAAAAAGAGATACAGAGTTTAGTGAAAGAACTCAGGGAGGAGGGAGAAAATGAAGAAAATTGA
- a CDS encoding NADH-quinone oxidoreductase subunit NuoF translates to MKKIDSPEVLKKFQDKAKKAAKSKELFITICGGTGCQGSGCQKVIDALKTGIKERGLEDRVGVKVTGCQGFCEQGPLMVIRPQGIYYVQIEPEDISKILDETIEQDSIVEELLYVDQSTSEKITKEEDIPFYKNQKRLVFKNNGFIEPTSIDDYFNVDGYSGLAKVLYEMSPDEVIDETIEANLRGRGGAGFPAGKKWKYCRIEEAEPKYLACNADEGDPGAYMDRSILEGNPHLVIEGMIIAAYAIGCNKGYIYVRAEYPLAVKHTKHAIEIAEKYGLLGENIMGSGFDFDLEVVEGAGAFVAGESTALMYSIEGKRPMPRQTPPRSVQKGLFGKPTVLNNVETFANVPLIMQNGADWFKSIGTENSTGCKIFSLVGKVKNTGLIEVPMGITLREIVFDIGGGIPNGKKVKAIQTGGPSGGCIPEDLFDLPVDFDELYKAGSMMGSGGMVVMDEDTCMVDVAKFFLDFLKDESCGKCLPCRDGVPEMYKILEKITKGEGTDGDIANLRSIAETIKSTALCGLGDSSPNPVLSTLEYFEDEYRAHIHDKACPAGVCADLIYYEVQDEACKSCDRCRKACPVDAISGEPGGDPYIIDNDICICCGTCIEECPFDAIEIIPGQEDK, encoded by the coding sequence ATGAAGAAAATTGATTCCCCGGAAGTTTTAAAAAAATTCCAGGATAAAGCTAAAAAAGCAGCAAAGAGTAAAGAGCTTTTTATTACAATTTGCGGTGGTACTGGGTGTCAGGGCTCAGGATGCCAGAAAGTTATAGATGCATTAAAAACCGGTATTAAAGAAAGAGGTTTAGAAGATAGAGTTGGTGTAAAAGTAACTGGATGTCAGGGTTTCTGTGAACAGGGGCCTTTAATGGTTATAAGACCGCAAGGTATTTATTATGTTCAAATAGAACCTGAAGATATTTCAAAAATACTTGATGAAACAATTGAACAGGATAGTATTGTTGAAGAATTGCTTTATGTTGATCAATCAACTTCTGAAAAGATAACTAAAGAAGAGGATATACCTTTCTATAAAAATCAGAAAAGACTTGTATTTAAAAATAATGGTTTTATAGAACCTACTTCAATTGATGATTACTTTAATGTTGATGGTTATTCCGGTCTTGCTAAAGTACTTTATGAAATGAGCCCAGATGAAGTTATTGATGAAACAATTGAGGCTAACTTAAGAGGACGAGGTGGAGCAGGCTTCCCGGCAGGTAAGAAATGGAAGTATTGCCGGATAGAAGAGGCTGAGCCAAAGTACCTAGCATGTAATGCTGATGAAGGTGATCCAGGAGCATATATGGATAGAAGTATTTTAGAAGGTAATCCCCATCTTGTTATTGAAGGTATGATTATAGCAGCTTATGCTATTGGATGTAATAAAGGTTATATTTATGTTAGAGCTGAGTATCCGTTAGCAGTTAAGCATACTAAACATGCCATAGAAATTGCTGAAAAATATGGTCTTTTAGGCGAAAATATTATGGGCTCTGGCTTTGACTTTGATTTAGAGGTAGTTGAAGGAGCAGGGGCATTTGTAGCCGGTGAGTCTACAGCCTTAATGTATTCTATAGAAGGAAAAAGACCTATGCCAAGACAGACTCCTCCCCGGTCAGTACAGAAAGGTTTATTTGGAAAACCAACAGTTTTAAATAATGTAGAAACCTTTGCTAATGTTCCTTTGATTATGCAGAATGGTGCTGATTGGTTTAAATCTATTGGTACTGAAAATAGTACAGGTTGCAAAATTTTCTCATTAGTAGGTAAAGTAAAAAATACTGGTTTGATTGAGGTTCCAATGGGGATAACACTCCGTGAAATTGTATTTGATATTGGAGGAGGTATTCCTAATGGTAAAAAAGTTAAAGCTATTCAGACAGGAGGTCCATCTGGTGGTTGTATACCTGAAGATTTATTCGATCTTCCTGTAGATTTTGATGAATTATATAAAGCTGGATCAATGATGGGCTCTGGTGGAATGGTTGTAATGGATGAAGATACCTGCATGGTAGATGTAGCTAAGTTTTTCCTAGACTTTTTGAAAGATGAATCTTGCGGAAAATGTTTGCCATGTAGAGACGGTGTGCCTGAAATGTATAAAATATTAGAAAAAATCACTAAAGGTGAAGGCACAGATGGCGATATTGCTAATTTAAGAAGTATTGCTGAAACAATTAAAAGCACTGCTTTATGTGGTTTAGGCGATTCATCTCCAAATCCTGTTCTTTCAACTCTTGAATATTTTGAAGATGAATACAGGGCTCATATACATGATAAAGCCTGTCCGGCAGGTGTCTGTGCTGATTTAATCTATTATGAAGTTCAGGATGAAGCCTGTAAATCCTGTGATCGTTGCCGGAAGGCATGTCCAGTTGATGCTATTTCTGGTGAACCAGGAGGCGATCCATATATTATTGATAATGATATATGTATCTGTTGTGGAACATGTATTGAAGAATGCCCATTTGACGCTATAGAGATTATTCCTGGTCAGGAAGATAAATAG
- a CDS encoding 2Fe-2S iron-sulfur cluster-binding protein — protein MAEKNMVNLIIDGKNIYAAEGENLLKVAWENDIDIPGLCYHPRLTFTASCRLCVVKVNDKDGLVPACTLTVEKDMNITAFDPDIERHRTNLLDLMLSRHECDCVMCDTAGDCELQELGYRYGLMGLSPEKFRKIYGDVSGKHKKLPLLKYLTYDSDENEQTETRKTASYSGEPKDCIRCGYCVEACPNDLYPVLIMEAVAYDQPELYKGLSPDDCINCGLCSFVCPGRIKIPDFFYKEDKVKSK, from the coding sequence ATGGCTGAAAAGAATATGGTTAATTTAATAATAGATGGGAAAAATATATATGCAGCTGAAGGAGAAAATCTTCTAAAAGTTGCGTGGGAGAATGATATTGATATACCTGGACTCTGTTATCATCCCAGATTAACCTTTACTGCTAGTTGTAGGCTATGTGTTGTTAAGGTTAATGATAAGGATGGTCTTGTACCAGCATGTACTTTAACAGTCGAAAAAGATATGAATATTACTGCATTTGATCCAGATATTGAGAGGCATAGAACGAATCTTTTAGATCTCATGTTAAGTAGGCATGAGTGTGATTGTGTAATGTGTGATACTGCTGGTGATTGCGAACTTCAGGAGTTAGGTTATAGATATGGATTAATGGGTTTAAGCCCGGAAAAATTTCGTAAAATATATGGTGATGTGAGTGGGAAACATAAGAAATTACCATTATTAAAATATTTAACTTATGATTCTGATGAAAATGAGCAGACTGAAACTAGAAAAACCGCTTCTTACTCAGGAGAACCTAAAGATTGTATCAGATGTGGTTATTGTGTAGAAGCCTGCCCAAATGATCTATATCCTGTATTAATAATGGAGGCTGTTGCTTATGACCAGCCTGAGTTATATAAAGGTTTATCACCTGATGATTGTATCAATTGTGGTCTTTGCTCCTTTGTCTGTCCTGGAAGAATTAAAATACCAGATTTCTTTTATAAAGAAGATAAGGTAAAATCAAAATAA
- a CDS encoding FMN-binding protein: MFEKNMKSAVFFTAVLIFAFVFIFVIEGVEYGAVSPGDPDEEVAEVEEVDEEGEIFTASAEGYGGELTVEVEIADNQIIAVRVTEHSETDGLADPAIEDVPAAIVDSQSTDVDIVSGVTVTSEAIMEAVSKALEEAGFDPDAVEDEEPAEEPEEESRVIEGVAEGYGGDLVVEVELDADNKIIAINIIEHNETDDFADEALEEIPAAIIEAQSTDVDIVTGVTETSEAIMVAVANALEDEGIELGEAEDVDEEPEEAEEETRIVEGVAEGYGGDIIVEVELGPGDEILAINIIEHNETDGFADPAFEEIPDAIIEAQSTDVDIVTGVTETSEAIMEAVKSALE, translated from the coding sequence ATGTTTGAAAAAAATATGAAATCAGCTGTCTTCTTTACAGCAGTTTTGATCTTTGCCTTCGTATTTATCTTTGTTATTGAAGGTGTTGAATATGGGGCTGTATCTCCAGGAGACCCTGATGAAGAGGTAGCTGAGGTTGAAGAGGTAGATGAAGAAGGTGAGATATTTACTGCTTCTGCTGAAGGTTATGGTGGAGAATTAACTGTAGAAGTTGAGATCGCTGATAATCAAATAATAGCTGTTAGAGTTACAGAGCACAGTGAGACTGATGGGCTAGCAGATCCTGCAATTGAAGATGTACCTGCAGCTATAGTTGATAGCCAGAGTACAGATGTTGATATTGTTTCAGGTGTTACAGTTACAAGTGAGGCTATTATGGAAGCTGTCTCAAAGGCCTTAGAAGAGGCAGGATTTGATCCTGATGCTGTTGAAGATGAAGAGCCTGCTGAAGAACCTGAAGAGGAATCAAGGGTTATAGAAGGTGTAGCAGAGGGCTATGGTGGAGATTTAGTAGTTGAAGTTGAGTTGGATGCCGATAATAAGATAATTGCGATTAATATTATTGAGCATAATGAGACTGATGATTTTGCTGATGAAGCATTAGAAGAGATTCCTGCTGCTATTATAGAAGCCCAATCAACAGATGTAGATATAGTAACTGGTGTAACAGAAACCAGTGAAGCAATCATGGTAGCAGTAGCTAATGCTCTTGAAGATGAAGGAATAGAATTAGGTGAAGCTGAAGATGTTGATGAAGAGCCGGAAGAAGCTGAAGAGGAAACAAGAATTGTAGAGGGAGTTGCAGAAGGTTATGGTGGCGATATAATAGTCGAGGTTGAATTAGGTCCTGGTGACGAAATCCTGGCAATAAATATTATTGAGCATAATGAAACTGATGGATTTGCTGACCCGGCATTTGAAGAAATTCCTGATGCTATTATAGAAGCTCAATCAACTGATGTTGATATAGTGACTGGAGTTACAGAAACCAGTGAGGCTATTATGGAAGCAGTCAAATCTGCCTTAGAATAA